In Desulfitibacter sp. BRH_c19, one genomic interval encodes:
- a CDS encoding flavodoxin — translation MNISIVYFSSRGTTEKAARILKEYLDGEVKLVNLRKSNELDITDFDAVIIGGSIHAGSMQGKVQKFIKNNQNLLISKKLGLFLCCMREGEEAKEQFENAFPKELKDIAIVQGLFGGEFIFSKMNFIERQIVKKVSGVTEDTSTFNENAIKDFANNFTELVKHNSKS, via the coding sequence ATGAACATATCAATTGTTTATTTTTCTTCCCGTGGGACAACGGAAAAGGCAGCACGAATACTTAAGGAATATCTTGACGGAGAAGTAAAACTAGTAAATTTAAGAAAAAGCAACGAGCTAGATATAACAGACTTTGATGCAGTCATTATAGGTGGATCTATTCATGCAGGTTCAATGCAAGGTAAGGTTCAAAAGTTTATAAAAAATAATCAAAATCTCCTGATCAGCAAAAAACTAGGCCTTTTTCTGTGCTGTATGAGGGAAGGGGAAGAAGCAAAAGAGCAATTTGAAAATGCTTTTCCTAAAGAACTTAAAGATATAGCTATAGTTCAGGGACTTTTTGGTGGGGAATTTATTTTTTCTAAAATGAACTTTATTGAGCGGCAAATCGTTAAAAAGGTTAGTGGTGTAACAGAAGATACCTCTACTTTTAATGAAAATGCTATAAAGGATTTTGCTAATAATTTTACTGAGCTGGTAAAGCATAATTCAAAATCTTAA
- a CDS encoding ABC transporter permease, with the protein MIKVQNKKVIHGLAFKSLKASKTKNIMAIIAIALTTILFTSLFTIGIGMIESFQNQTVRQSGGDGHAVLKYITDEQYNNMKEHPLIKEISYNKIIADSVDNPEFLKRRVEMYYMDETAMKLGFSEPTTGDVPINENEIITDTKTLDLLGVPHEIGAKVSLKYTIKEEQIQTDFVLSGFWESDPVFNVGFAIVSIEFMKSHATKLENTYKVDGNTTGAINSYIMFKNSFNLQEKLVKVITDSGYTVLDGRERSEVLPTDIASNVNWAYLSSNFSHSDPVTIISVIMLVVLIIFTGYLIIYNIFQISVIKDIKLFGLLKTIGTTSKQIKSIISQQAIILSIIGIPIGLFIGFFLGKALLPLTMGITSYGGNNAVVSVNPIIFIGASIFALVTVFISTHKPSKIAGKVSPVEAVRYSGGSEQIRKKTKCSTDGGKLWKMALSNLGRNKKRTIIAIISMTLSLVLLNSVFTVSNGFDMDKFVSKFVETDFLIGHANYFNMNHFRSQEDELSESFISNVEKQEGFQAGGRIYYNIDVGDCSIYREKPNELSYFGHPLNKARDGQPSLDLYGMEDFPLSRLDIVEGKWDIEKLKSGRYIIEGVHEGDHGDILWDTSHYEIGNTMEITVDGEKYEYEVMAKVRIKTYSMSTRRFDEFAMYLPEEEYLKIVSKPIVMTYAFNVEDDKEADMESFIKQYTKKVEPLMNYESKKTYVDGFKDLQNILITVGGILSFIIGLIGILNFINSMFTSIWGRRQEFAMLQSIGMTGKQLNRMLCFEGLYYAVNTIILSLVLGIMFSVVIIGGVISELWFFSYKFILTPLLITYPIMIVLSLIVPYVAYRSIRKGSIVERLREIE; encoded by the coding sequence ATGATTAAGGTACAAAATAAAAAAGTGATCCATGGACTTGCATTTAAAAGTCTTAAAGCAAGTAAAACTAAAAACATAATGGCTATTATTGCAATAGCATTGACTACAATTTTATTTACCAGTCTTTTTACCATTGGTATTGGTATGATAGAATCCTTTCAAAATCAAACGGTAAGGCAGTCTGGTGGAGACGGGCATGCTGTTTTAAAATATATAACTGATGAGCAGTATAACAACATGAAGGAACATCCTTTAATTAAAGAAATAAGCTATAATAAAATAATTGCAGATAGTGTAGATAACCCTGAGTTCTTAAAACGTCGTGTAGAAATGTATTATATGGATGAAACTGCTATGAAACTTGGGTTTAGCGAACCTACTACAGGAGATGTTCCAATAAATGAAAATGAAATAATTACAGATACTAAAACATTGGATTTATTAGGGGTTCCTCATGAAATTGGCGCTAAAGTATCTCTCAAATATACAATAAAGGAAGAGCAGATACAAACAGATTTCGTATTATCTGGCTTTTGGGAAAGTGACCCTGTTTTTAATGTAGGGTTTGCAATTGTTTCCATTGAGTTTATGAAATCACATGCTACTAAGCTTGAAAACACATACAAGGTAGACGGTAATACCACAGGAGCTATTAACTCTTATATTATGTTTAAAAATAGTTTTAATTTGCAGGAAAAATTAGTTAAGGTAATTACTGATAGTGGATATACAGTTCTTGATGGTAGAGAAAGAAGTGAAGTATTACCTACAGATATAGCTAGTAATGTAAACTGGGCCTATCTATCAAGTAATTTTTCACACTCAGATCCAGTAACTATTATATCTGTGATTATGTTAGTAGTATTAATAATATTTACAGGTTATCTGATTATATATAATATTTTTCAAATATCTGTTATAAAAGATATCAAGTTATTTGGGTTGCTAAAAACTATTGGAACAACATCAAAACAAATTAAAAGCATTATTTCACAGCAGGCTATTATATTATCAATCATTGGTATTCCAATTGGCCTTTTTATAGGGTTTTTTCTGGGTAAGGCTTTACTTCCATTAACTATGGGAATTACAAGCTATGGTGGGAATAATGCAGTTGTTTCCGTTAATCCTATAATATTTATAGGGGCCTCAATATTTGCTTTAGTTACAGTATTTATAAGCACTCACAAACCTAGTAAAATTGCCGGAAAGGTTTCACCGGTGGAGGCAGTACGATACAGCGGTGGTAGTGAACAAATAAGAAAAAAAACCAAATGCTCTACAGATGGTGGGAAGTTATGGAAGATGGCACTTTCCAACCTAGGTAGAAATAAAAAGCGAACAATAATTGCTATCATATCTATGACACTAAGTTTAGTATTGCTTAACTCAGTATTTACAGTTTCTAACGGTTTCGATATGGATAAATTTGTTTCAAAATTTGTGGAAACTGATTTTCTTATTGGTCATGCTAATTATTTTAACATGAACCATTTTCGATCTCAAGAGGATGAGCTTAGTGAAAGCTTTATATCTAATGTAGAAAAGCAAGAGGGTTTTCAAGCAGGAGGTAGGATTTACTATAATATTGATGTTGGTGATTGTTCGATATACCGTGAGAAGCCTAATGAACTTAGTTATTTTGGTCATCCTCTAAACAAAGCAAGGGATGGGCAGCCAAGCTTAGATTTATATGGTATGGAGGATTTTCCTCTTTCACGATTAGATATTGTTGAAGGAAAATGGGATATAGAAAAATTGAAAAGTGGAAGATACATTATTGAAGGAGTCCATGAAGGTGACCACGGTGATATACTTTGGGATACCTCACATTATGAAATAGGAAACACTATGGAGATAACAGTAGATGGGGAAAAATATGAATACGAAGTTATGGCAAAAGTTAGAATAAAAACCTATTCTATGTCTACCCGTAGATTTGATGAATTTGCTATGTACTTACCTGAAGAGGAATACTTAAAGATAGTTTCAAAACCTATTGTGATGACTTATGCATTTAATGTTGAGGATGATAAGGAAGCAGATATGGAATCTTTTATAAAGCAATACACCAAAAAAGTAGAGCCTCTTATGAATTATGAATCTAAGAAAACCTATGTAGATGGTTTTAAGGATCTTCAGAATATATTAATTACGGTTGGTGGTATTCTTAGCTTTATAATCGGTTTAATAGGGATTCTAAACTTTATAAACTCAATGTTTACGAGTATATGGGGAAGACGACAGGAGTTTGCCATGCTACAGAGCATAGGTATGACAGGCAAGCAACTGAACAGAATGTTGTGTTTTGAAGGCTTATATTATGCAGTCAACACAATTATACTATCACTAGTATTAGGAATTATGTTTTCTGTTGTCATTATTGGAGGAGTTATTAGTGAGTTATGGTTCTTTAGTTATAAATTTATTCTAACTCCATTACTAATTACCTACCCAATAATGATAGTACTATCATTAATAGTACCTTATGTGGCATATCGCAGCATTAGAAAAGGAAGTATTGTAGAAAGGTTAAGAGAAATAGAATGA
- a CDS encoding histidine kinase: protein MDKTNIIFLILAIVFIFTSTIFTIVNRYKTKNTINRLNHMLDSAISGNFSESTYDESMLSALEVKLGRFLSMSLFAENNLSTEKERIKALISDISHQTKTPISNIILYSQLLNEQKQLPNNSLEMIKQITVQSEKLDFLIKALIKTSRLETDIISVVPKADSVLDLVNDVYYKIKKNAEEKNIKIQTICEECKAVFDKKWTEEALYNILDNALKYTPNGGNISVSVIPYEMFCRIDIVDNGIGIREGDINSIFMRFYRSIDVNQYEGVGIGLFLAREIVTKQGGYIKVTSTIGKGSTFSIFLPK from the coding sequence ATGGATAAAACAAATATTATTTTTCTTATACTTGCTATTGTCTTTATTTTTACTTCTACCATTTTTACCATTGTAAATAGATACAAAACAAAAAATACCATTAATAGATTAAATCATATGTTGGATAGTGCAATAAGTGGTAATTTTTCAGAATCTACCTATGATGAATCAATGTTATCAGCATTGGAGGTAAAGTTGGGTAGATTTTTAAGTATGTCTTTATTTGCTGAGAATAATCTTTCTACAGAGAAAGAAAGAATTAAAGCTTTAATCTCTGATATTTCTCACCAAACAAAAACACCTATTTCTAATATAATTCTTTACTCACAGCTATTAAATGAGCAGAAACAACTTCCTAATAATAGTTTGGAAATGATAAAACAGATTACAGTACAATCAGAAAAGCTTGATTTTCTTATAAAAGCTTTGATAAAAACATCAAGACTTGAAACAGATATAATATCTGTGGTACCAAAAGCTGACTCTGTTTTGGACTTAGTTAATGATGTTTATTATAAAATAAAGAAAAACGCAGAAGAAAAGAACATTAAAATTCAAACAATATGTGAAGAGTGTAAAGCTGTTTTCGATAAGAAATGGACAGAGGAAGCACTATATAATATTTTAGATAATGCTCTTAAGTATACACCAAATGGAGGTAATATTTCAGTATCAGTTATTCCTTATGAGATGTTTTGTAGAATTGATATTGTGGACAATGGCATTGGTATTAGAGAGGGAGATATTAATTCTATCTTTATGCGGTTTTATCGTTCTATAGATGTAAACCAATATGAGGGTGTAGGTATTGGATTATTTCTTGCAAGAGAGATTGTTACTAAACAAGGAGGATATATTAAAGTTACTTCTACTATAGGAAAAGGCTCAACTTTTTCTATCTTCCTGCCAAAATAA
- a CDS encoding 23S rRNA (pseudouridine(1915)-N(3))-methyltransferase RlmH, with protein sequence MQIDIIAVGKIKENFIQKGLQEYLKRLGLYAKINIIEVNDEKTPANASLAEEEGIRQKEGEKVLAKIKPDSFIITLDIDGELLTSEKLAKRVEKLMVGGRSHLTFIIGGSLGLSKEVSKKADMKLSFGRLTYPHQLMRLILLEQIYRCFRIIKGEPYHK encoded by the coding sequence ATGCAGATTGATATTATTGCCGTAGGAAAAATAAAAGAAAACTTCATACAAAAGGGGTTACAGGAGTATCTAAAGAGGCTTGGTCTCTACGCAAAGATTAATATTATTGAGGTAAACGATGAAAAAACTCCTGCAAATGCATCTTTAGCAGAAGAAGAAGGTATTAGGCAAAAAGAAGGGGAAAAGGTTTTAGCCAAAATAAAACCAGATAGTTTTATAATTACTTTAGATATTGATGGTGAACTTCTAACCTCTGAAAAATTAGCAAAAAGAGTAGAAAAACTAATGGTAGGGGGCAGAAGCCACCTTACTTTTATTATTGGGGGAAGTTTAGGTTTATCCAAAGAAGTCTCTAAAAAGGCAGACATGAAGCTATCCTTTGGACGTCTTACATACCCTCACCAGCTAATGCGTCTAATTCTATTAGAGCAGATATACAGATGTTTTCGAATAATCAAAGGTGAACCCTACCATAAGTAA
- a CDS encoding two-component system response regulator: protein MNKVLIVEDDIALNNGIVLSLKQEDYEFIQSFTFKEAENHLSETEFDLIILDVNLPDGNGFDLCKQIRQYSSIPIIFLTANDMEIDEVTGLELGGDDYLTKPFSLMILRARVSVLLRRVKQVIKNEKITIRHFEFDFDTMKFYNNGVKIELSKTEQKLLKILVKNKGNVLKRSTLIDKVWSEGSEFVDENALSVTIKRLRNKLEDNPVKPKYIQTVYGIGYIWMVDVDG from the coding sequence ATAAATAAAGTTTTAATTGTTGAAGATGATATTGCATTAAACAATGGTATTGTTTTGAGCCTAAAACAAGAGGACTATGAGTTTATACAGAGTTTTACGTTTAAAGAAGCAGAAAATCATCTATCAGAAACAGAATTCGACTTAATTATATTAGATGTAAATTTACCTGATGGAAATGGTTTTGATTTGTGTAAACAAATAAGGCAATATTCTTCTATACCAATTATTTTTTTAACTGCTAATGATATGGAAATTGATGAGGTAACTGGCTTAGAGCTTGGAGGAGATGACTATCTCACTAAACCATTCAGTTTAATGATACTGCGTGCAAGAGTTTCTGTATTGCTGCGACGCGTAAAACAAGTGATTAAGAATGAAAAAATCACGATTAGACATTTTGAATTTGATTTTGATACTATGAAGTTTTATAATAATGGTGTTAAAATTGAATTAAGTAAGACAGAACAAAAACTCCTTAAAATCCTAGTGAAAAATAAAGGAAATGTGCTTAAGAGATCAACCTTAATAGATAAAGTTTGGTCAGAGGGTTCAGAATTTGTAGATGAAAATGCTTTATCAGTTACTATAAAACGCTTACGAAATAAATTAGAAGATAATCCTGTAAAACCAAAATACATACAAACTGTATATGGAATAGGATACATATGGATGGTAGATGTGGATGGATAA
- a CDS encoding radical SAM protein: MKMKKLLLIQSTPYDLNRKPIKKKKLYFVGLALPLLAALTPQDWQVEIVLETIEDIPFDTDADLIAIGSMGHAIIRTIDIAEEFKKRGKTVILGGYMVSLMAEEAGKYCDSVVIGDAENVWGRVIEDYQKGELKSSYKEELTCLKTPLPRFDLILKKNIGDFLPIQAGRGCPNSCSFCSVYCLYKNKYLKREIADVIRDITQIKELGFSKFLLLDDNIIADRMYLLELCGEIKKLNMQWASQCSIKIGDDKELLEIVADSGCLALSFGLESISVESLKYMDKSWAKPKEYPERIKNIQAAGIDVSTEMVVGADGDTLQSIQDTAKFISDNKIVIPRFYILTPIPGTKYYEDLRAHHRIYKEDIYSYNGSEAVHIPKHMTPEELTKAYWDLYNEVFSISSIAKRTLFRKDFFTKMDRYIFYFMINIYYRYQIKRKITPNII; encoded by the coding sequence ATCAAGATGAAAAAACTGCTCCTAATTCAATCGACTCCCTATGATTTAAATAGAAAACCCATAAAAAAGAAAAAGTTATATTTTGTTGGTTTAGCGCTGCCACTTCTAGCTGCATTAACACCCCAAGATTGGCAAGTAGAAATCGTTTTAGAAACCATTGAAGATATTCCATTTGACACAGATGCTGATCTTATTGCTATCGGATCTATGGGCCATGCCATTATCCGTACAATTGATATTGCTGAAGAGTTTAAGAAAAGGGGTAAGACAGTAATCTTAGGAGGATATATGGTTAGCCTCATGGCAGAGGAAGCAGGTAAATACTGTGATAGTGTAGTTATTGGAGATGCTGAGAATGTTTGGGGTAGGGTAATTGAAGATTATCAAAAAGGTGAATTAAAAAGCTCCTATAAAGAAGAATTGACTTGCCTTAAGACTCCACTTCCCAGATTTGACTTGATTCTTAAAAAGAATATTGGTGATTTCCTGCCCATACAGGCAGGTAGAGGATGTCCCAATTCTTGTAGCTTCTGCTCTGTGTACTGCTTATACAAAAACAAGTATCTAAAAAGAGAGATTGCTGATGTTATTCGAGATATTACACAGATAAAGGAACTGGGATTTAGTAAATTTTTATTATTAGATGATAATATTATTGCTGATAGGATGTATCTATTAGAGCTATGTGGAGAAATTAAGAAGCTGAACATGCAGTGGGCATCACAGTGCTCTATAAAAATTGGTGATGATAAAGAATTATTAGAAATTGTTGCTGATAGTGGTTGCCTAGCGTTAAGTTTTGGCCTGGAGAGTATTTCAGTAGAAAGTCTAAAATACATGGATAAATCATGGGCAAAGCCCAAAGAGTACCCCGAACGCATTAAGAATATACAAGCAGCAGGGATTGATGTATCTACAGAAATGGTGGTGGGTGCCGATGGAGACACCCTCCAATCTATTCAGGATACAGCTAAATTTATTAGTGATAATAAAATTGTTATCCCGAGATTTTATATCCTTACTCCTATACCCGGAACTAAATATTATGAGGATTTAAGAGCCCATCATCGAATATATAAAGAGGATATCTATTCCTATAATGGAAGTGAGGCAGTTCATATTCCTAAACATATGACTCCTGAGGAATTAACAAAGGCATATTGGGATTTATACAATGAAGTATTTTCTATTTCATCAATTGCAAAGCGTACACTATTTAGAAAAGATTTTTTTACAAAAATGGACAGATATATATTTTATTTCATGATTAATATATATTACAGATATCAGATTAAGCGAAAGATAACACCGAATATCATATAG
- a CDS encoding 4Fe-4S ferredoxin, which produces MSAFVVEKLCQGCQRCINACPNCAIRMLAGLATVDPENCTECEECIEVCMHGAITFRRDIGVEQKNG; this is translated from the coding sequence ATGTCAGCGTTTGTCGTAGAAAAATTGTGCCAAGGTTGCCAGAGATGTATCAATGCTTGCCCAAATTGTGCAATTAGAATGCTTGCGGGCTTGGCAACTGTTGATCCCGAGAACTGTACAGAGTGTGAAGAGTGTATAGAAGTTTGTATGCATGGGGCTATCACATTTCGTAGAGATATAGGAGTTGAACAAAAAAATGGCTAA
- a CDS encoding ABC transporter ATP-binding protein, whose amino-acid sequence MNILETDNLIKHYGKAPNLVKALDGVNLSVERGEFVSIVGTSGSGKSTLLHMLGGLDRATEGTVKVDGEELFSLKKDELTIFRRRNIGFIFQSYNLVPILNVYENITLPIELDGNKIDKDYINQIVNTLGLETKLKNLPNNLSGGQQQRVAIARALATKPTIILADEPTGNLDSKTSLDVLGLLKVTSTRFNQTIVMITHNEEIAQMADRIIRIEDGKIVSGDHK is encoded by the coding sequence GTGAATATATTAGAAACAGATAATTTAATTAAGCATTACGGTAAAGCCCCAAATCTAGTAAAAGCTTTAGATGGTGTAAATCTATCAGTAGAACGTGGAGAGTTTGTTTCAATTGTAGGTACATCGGGTAGTGGGAAATCTACTTTGTTACACATGCTTGGAGGGCTTGATCGAGCAACTGAAGGAACAGTAAAGGTAGATGGAGAAGAACTTTTTTCTTTAAAAAAAGATGAATTAACTATCTTTAGAAGGAGAAATATAGGATTTATATTTCAAAGCTACAATCTCGTACCTATATTAAATGTATATGAAAATATTACTCTACCTATTGAACTAGATGGTAATAAAATTGATAAAGACTATATTAATCAAATTGTTAATACTTTAGGTTTAGAAACTAAGCTTAAAAATTTACCAAATAATCTCTCTGGTGGCCAACAACAACGTGTGGCTATTGCAAGAGCTTTAGCTACTAAGCCTACAATTATCCTTGCGGATGAACCTACTGGAAATTTGGATAGCAAAACTAGTCTTGATGTTTTGGGATTATTAAAAGTAACCAGTACACGCTTTAACCAAACTATTGTAATGATAACTCATAACGAAGAAATTGCACAAATGGCTGATCGTATCATTCGAATTGAGGATGGTAAAATAGTAAGTGGTGATCACAAATGA
- a CDS encoding radical SAM protein — MKVLLVRPPRIKQAITLGEFMYSEPIGLEIIYAMLEHRHQVEILDLMSDKVKIEDKLKEYKPQVVGITTLCIDVPIVNAITEEVKKYDPAIVTLIGGTQAFLNPQAFFISSVDHVMKYTTTKNITELFYYLENWANVPLIDGIFSRGNNFEATNSQGINEYIHPNRTATAKYRNYYSYFGYRPAAIMATAQGCSKTCRFCLRWKIEGHREKYFPMDFVMEEIRSIKEGTIMVFDNDFLHNADRINTLCDFLESENIKKKFICYASVHSILKNKNMVRRFKSLGLKAVLVGYESFNDEEMQSYQKKSTIEDNFEASKFMKSIGLDVWASFMFHPDWTGADFKAFRRYIQLLSPELSSLSPLTPFPNLPLYKEYKDRVLVKKEDYEKWSFGQVTIIPSNMSLRRYYFEILKTNLYVNIPLKNVAYMVRKFGFLTVFRLFKGSSNLFMRYVKIMIE; from the coding sequence ATGAAAGTACTTTTAGTAAGACCTCCAAGAATTAAACAAGCAATTACACTAGGAGAATTCATGTATAGTGAGCCTATTGGTCTAGAAATTATCTACGCCATGCTAGAACATAGGCATCAAGTGGAAATTTTAGACCTAATGTCCGATAAAGTGAAAATTGAGGATAAGCTAAAAGAATATAAACCCCAAGTAGTGGGCATCACCACACTATGCATAGATGTTCCAATAGTCAATGCTATAACAGAAGAAGTTAAGAAGTATGACCCAGCCATAGTGACACTCATAGGAGGAACCCAGGCTTTTTTGAATCCTCAGGCATTTTTCATTAGTTCTGTTGATCATGTCATGAAATATACTACTACTAAAAACATAACAGAGCTGTTTTATTATCTTGAAAACTGGGCTAATGTACCACTTATTGACGGTATCTTTAGTCGTGGAAATAATTTCGAAGCTACCAATTCTCAAGGAATTAACGAATACATTCATCCTAACAGGACAGCAACCGCCAAATATAGAAATTACTATTCCTACTTTGGATATAGACCTGCTGCTATTATGGCAACTGCTCAAGGATGCTCGAAAACATGTCGCTTTTGCTTAAGGTGGAAAATTGAAGGACATAGAGAAAAGTATTTTCCTATGGATTTTGTGATGGAAGAAATTCGCAGTATTAAAGAAGGAACTATTATGGTTTTTGATAATGATTTTCTACATAATGCAGATAGGATCAACACACTCTGTGATTTTCTTGAAAGCGAGAATATTAAGAAGAAGTTTATCTGTTATGCTAGTGTGCACAGTATCCTAAAAAATAAAAATATGGTAAGAAGATTCAAAAGCTTAGGCTTAAAGGCAGTATTGGTCGGATATGAATCTTTTAATGATGAAGAAATGCAGAGCTATCAGAAGAAATCAACAATTGAGGATAACTTTGAGGCAAGTAAATTCATGAAATCAATTGGTCTTGATGTATGGGCCTCCTTTATGTTTCATCCCGATTGGACTGGCGCAGATTTCAAAGCATTTAGAAGATATATACAACTCTTAAGTCCTGAGCTTAGTTCTCTTTCACCACTTACACCTTTTCCTAATTTGCCACTATATAAAGAATATAAAGATAGAGTGCTAGTAAAGAAGGAGGACTACGAAAAATGGAGCTTCGGACAAGTTACAATTATACCTTCCAACATGAGCTTAAGAAGATATTATTTTGAAATTTTAAAAACCAACCTATATGTCAATATACCATTAAAGAATGTTGCTTATATGGTGAGAAAATTCGGGTTTTTAACAGTATTTAGGCTCTTTAAGGGATCATCTAACTTATTTATGAGGTATGTTAAGATAATGATTGAATAA
- a CDS encoding radical SAM protein encodes MNVLLIRPKPDKETIGLQHVMVCEPLELEYLAANMEQTDANIEILDMILEKKPLEYFMEKYKPDVVGMSGYITHVNVIKDYACRIKRVIPHCRIVVGGVYAEVVPEDFISIHIDFIVEANGPITFNAVLKHLDKKEQSIEKNIEKSITDIDIQGTYKPGRRSLKDTSFLYLFPDRQKVERYRHKYYYMFHNPCALVKTAYGCPYNCSFCFCKEITDGKYFTRTIDSVIEELKEIPEPEIYIVDDDFLFSRERILEFCHKLAENKINKKFLVYGRTDFVSKNEDVIKTFRDHGLRAVIVGLESFKNEDLDKYNKMTSIYENEAAISILKKYDIEVYGTLILGMDFSKEDFVHLYQWLKKIDITFVNLQPLTPLYGTGIFQEYEKDLVIAREEFEKWDLAHLVLKPQKMSVRRYYFEMVKLYYKITMRPKNILRLIRKYGLSEVLKLSIGSSAVTIQYMQKILRGKSR; translated from the coding sequence ATGAATGTTCTGCTGATTAGACCTAAACCTGACAAAGAAACTATTGGATTACAACATGTTATGGTCTGTGAACCCCTTGAACTTGAATATTTAGCTGCTAATATGGAACAAACTGATGCAAATATAGAAATTTTAGATATGATCTTAGAGAAAAAGCCTCTAGAATACTTCATGGAAAAATATAAGCCGGATGTTGTAGGGATGAGTGGCTATATTACCCATGTGAATGTTATCAAGGATTATGCATGTAGAATTAAGAGGGTGATTCCTCATTGCAGGATTGTTGTTGGCGGTGTCTATGCTGAAGTGGTGCCTGAGGATTTTATCAGTATCCATATAGACTTTATTGTTGAGGCCAATGGGCCAATAACCTTTAATGCCGTACTAAAACATCTAGATAAGAAAGAGCAAAGCATTGAAAAAAACATAGAGAAAAGCATTACAGATATAGATATCCAGGGGACGTATAAACCAGGGAGAAGGAGCTTAAAGGATACGTCTTTTCTCTATCTTTTCCCAGATCGCCAAAAGGTTGAACGCTATAGGCATAAGTATTATTATATGTTTCATAATCCATGTGCTTTAGTAAAAACAGCTTATGGTTGTCCCTATAATTGCAGTTTTTGCTTTTGCAAAGAGATTACTGATGGCAAGTACTTTACTAGGACCATTGATTCGGTAATTGAAGAACTAAAGGAAATACCCGAACCAGAAATCTATATCGTTGATGATGACTTTCTTTTTTCTAGAGAACGAATTTTAGAGTTTTGCCACAAACTAGCTGAAAATAAAATCAATAAGAAATTTCTTGTTTATGGGAGAACAGATTTCGTTAGCAAGAATGAAGATGTGATAAAAACTTTTCGCGATCATGGCTTGCGTGCTGTTATTGTTGGGCTGGAATCATTTAAAAATGAAGATTTAGATAAATACAATAAAATGACAAGTATCTATGAAAATGAAGCGGCTATTAGCATCTTAAAAAAATATGATATTGAGGTATATGGAACTTTAATACTAGGAATGGACTTTTCAAAAGAAGATTTTGTCCATCTATATCAATGGTTAAAAAAAATTGACATAACCTTTGTTAATTTACAACCACTTACCCCACTATATGGGACAGGAATTTTTCAAGAGTACGAAAAGGATTTAGTTATAGCTCGAGAAGAGTTTGAAAAATGGGATTTGGCCCATCTTGTACTAAAACCTCAGAAGATGAGTGTCCGCAGATATTATTTTGAAATGGTAAAGCTTTATTATAAAATAACCATGCGTCCTAAAAACATACTAAGACTTATTCGTAAATATGGATTATCTGAGGTATTGAAGTTGTCTATAGGTAGTAGTGCTGTGACTATCCAGTATATGCAAAAAATATTAAGAGGTAAATCAAGATGA